The Tripterygium wilfordii isolate XIE 37 chromosome 17, ASM1340144v1, whole genome shotgun sequence genome has a window encoding:
- the LOC119982564 gene encoding glutathione S-transferase F9-like: MVVKVYGPNYASPKRVIVCLIEKGIEFETVPVDLFKGENKSPEYLELQPFGELPVIQDGDYILFESRAIIRYYAEKYKSQGTDLLGKTIEEKGLVDQWLEVEAHKYQPPLYDMVVQILFFPKMGIPKDENKMKENEEKLSKVLDVYEERLSKSKYLAGDFFSLADLSYLPFTQYLVGPMEKGYMIRNRKHVSAWWDDISSRPSWQKVLSFNFNP; encoded by the exons atggtgGTGAAGGTCTATGGTCCTAATTATGCTTCACCCAAAAGGGTGATTGTGTGCCTTATTGAGAAGGGTATTGAATTTGAGACTGTACCAGTTGATCTCTTCAAGGGAGAAAACAAAAGCCCTGAATATCTCGAGTTACAG CCTTTTGGAGAGCTTCCTGTGATTCAGGATGGAGATTACATTTTATTTG AATCAAGAGCAATCATAAGGTACTATGCAGAGAAATACAAGTCCCAGGGAACTGATTTGCTTGGGAAGACAATAGAAGAGAAGGGTCTAGTGGATCAGTGGCTAGAAGTTGAGGCACACAAGTACCAGCCACCACTGTACGACATGGTGGTCCAGATCCTGTTTTTCCCCAAAATGGGAATTCCCAAAGACGAAAATAAGATGaaagagaatgaagagaagtTGTCAAAAGTGCTGGATGTGTATGAGGAGAGGCTGTCAAAGAGCAAATACTTGGCTGGTGATTTCTTTAGCCTTGCAGATCTTAGTTACCTGCCATTCACTCAGTACTTGGTTGGTCCAATGGAGAAAGGGTATATGATAAGGAATAGGAAGCATGTGAGTGCTTGGTGGGATGATATTAGCAGCAGACCATCCTGGCAGAAGGTCCTCTCCTTCAACTTCAACCCTTAG